The Vitis vinifera cultivar Pinot Noir 40024 chromosome 1, ASM3070453v1 DNA segment AAGCAATGCAGATGAAATGCTGTGATGCATATGAATTCCTAAACTAAAGTGCAATTTCAGTTCTTCGAAGATCCATCTCCAACCATTGATGCAGCACTGCGGTTGCAACCACGATGCAGTGAGAAAGCTGAAAGGGAATCTAGTGATTCTGTGGTCACTACCCGTCTACTCGTTCCAAGCTCACGGATTGGATGCCTTATTGGTAAAGGTGGGGCCATCATTTCTGAGATGAGGAGTGTTACAAGAGCAAACATCCGCATTCTATCAAAGGAAAATCTTCCCAAGGTTGCATCTGAAGATGATGAGATGGTGCAGGTAAGATTACAATCTTGGATTCTATATGTTAGCTCCAGGAATACATTTGTTTTCTTGTCTATTGCAtcttattttataacttttatgtGTTTTCAAGTTGATCCAAACTATTCCTTGTACCTTTTGATGCTGACCAGATCACTGGAGAGCTAAATGTTGCTAGCAATGCCCTTTTACAAGTGACATTGCGGTTAAAAGCTAATTTATTTGAAAGGGAGGGTGCAATAGCTGCAATTCCACCAACCCTTCCCTACCTTCCCATGTCAGACATGTCAGATGGTTCAAAATATGGAAGCCGTGATAGTCAACCGCGTGAACGTGGGTTTTCTTCTTATTCAGGTGGATATGGTTCTAGTGATTTGGCCCCAAGTGACAGATATGGGAGCTATGGTGGTTCACAGGTGATCTTATACATATAGATTCAAATTTTCTCCTATTGCAATTGGAAGTGATGACTATTGTTCCAgtcattttttctcttcttgatGGATGTCATTTAACACATTTAGTGGTCCATGCAACTTGTGGAGGACTATCCAATGCTTATTTAATTAAATCAGCTACCATTTCACTTTGTTCCTTATTTTTTCTCCTTCTAAGTGAAGCTTCTGTCATTTTCATTTTGCAGAGTGGTGGTGGGAATGGTTATGGAGCATATAGTGGCTATTCTTCCAGTCGATCGGGTAGCACTGGGTAATATTCTCTTTTCTTGTTGGAGCTGGAAACTTTTCCTTccaactttctttttttaattttttaattttttattgtagaCATCTATCACATGATCTTtgtcttgttttgttttgtttttccccttctcttttttattttcgcATTTGTTAATCACATCCGGGTCCTGATTTTAGCTTCTGTCACCAGGTTATCTAGTCAGGGCCGTGTTTCCCATGGGAAACATCATGGTTATTAGAGTCACAGATCCTAGGGCCTGCAGGTAGATaatcatcttaattttcattcttgtccttttgattttaataaaaaagttgcCTTGGATTATGTTAGTCATTATAAGGTTGCGATAATTTGCTGTAGGTATCTCAACCTAGGCAGCCATCCTATATAAGAATGCTAATGCACCTTTTTCCCTTTGTTGCCTTCCCCCTCCCATCAAAACAGCTGTGATCTACGAAGCCTGAAGCCAGCCTATTGCCCAGTGCCCTTTTTCGATGAAGCCTCCTGCCTAGACCAGAAGATCAGATGAACAGGGTTTGACAAATTTATGATCCACCTTGGCCCACCTTTGAAGCTTTGTTTAGGGTGACCAACATTATCTGGCAATGcaattttcaattcaatgatATATGGCCTTTACACCAAGTATACCAAGTTCTATATTGTGTGCTCCCAATGCTTTTATGTAGCCAGCATTATTAATGTGtcatcataataatatttcctATTTGTAAAACTTGAGATATGTGTCCATGACTATTTCGGCCTTGCTTACTTTATGAGGATATTGAAGTGTCAGTTTTGTCTTTCCTTTTGTGAGCTGGTCAATCTCCTGGATTTTGTTCCATTGTATGTTCTGTTGCATGCTTGCTTGCAGTTATTGCAGCTTGTTAAGCTTTCATTCAATTGGGACTGCACAAGCTTTATCATGTTCCCCTTTAGACTTTGTATTGTGTTTGGATATGGCTAATATTGGTGTTTAGTTAGTAAATATGGACATGGGTTGCAATTAATAATGCAAAAAGTCCTAAAATTGCAAATTGCTTTAAAGGCAGGTATATTGGTCTTATGGTGTATGTTCAGGTTAGTTTTGGAGGCCATGCATTGAAGGCAAAATCATAGTTGGTGCCAGGAATTACCTAGTAGGAGGTTACCATGTGCAAATCATTTTCAAGGGTGATTCTTTGTGCTCAAGATCACTGTTGGATATCATTGAGAGATTATTGACATGGTAAAGAATCTGAAGATGCTATCAATTCAAGTGGTAGGTTTGACCTCAGTACCAAAACTTCATATTCCTGTTCATGTATTGCCTTGAGTGAATGCAATTTTCAGTCCTTTATGCAATGATGGCAGGTCTTTTGAATCCTTGCTTCCCTTGGCATTAGAAGCAGGTGAGTTTTTCTATGGCTGGTTATGTCTGAAGTTGAGTAAGGTTTCAAAACCTGAAATGGTCATTGACCAAGAAATGTGGATCTTTTTGGCAACTAAGAGAGAAggcaaccaaaagaaaaaaaaagcatgaaaaaggaaaaatgagaagaatATCTGGAGGTATGTCCCAAAAGGGAACTTGTAAGGAGAAATAAAACTCAGCACTGATGCAATATACCACCTGCAAGGTAAGATAAAAAGCAaaggagaaaaaggaaggaaaatttAGAGGTGTGTCCAAAAATGAAACTTACATAGAGAAGGAAATTTGATGGTTTCAGACCCAATGAGTTAAAAACAACAAATTGCAGAtggttaattatttttttcttttacctaattttcttaatattggTACAGAAACCGGGAAGAgtgaccattttttttttcatggaacaaACCAAAACAAAGAACTAAAATACAAACTAGCAAAATCAGTATAGCATTTGATGTTTGCTTGCATGAATGTGAACCTCAAATTAAGTGTTATAATAATCTCAAAACTGGgaaaaataatgaggaaaaatgtttttaaatgtgATCTCTTCGAATAATGTTTATATAAAAGTTGTTCTGATATTTCTGTATTTGTAACCTTGTAATagtttgttattttttcttctGAAACTTGGTTTTCTTGGCACCTGTTGGCCGTGCCAATTCATAGTTGAATGGACTTTCAAAAGTGACATTACAGTCTAGAAAAACAAGAATCTCTGGATCAAATGGTTCCTTAGTAGAGTTTCCCAGAAAAGGATGATGTATATGCAATTTTCaactggaaaagaaaaagagaaaggaaatagTAGATTATGGGTAGTGCAATCCTTGGTTGTGAGGGGAGGGAAGACCTTACCTTTGAAGAGGGATTAAAACTCCATGGTGCATTATGGAGTTCAGATTTGGCAGTTAAAGTGTAAAATGTGTCAGCCAAATAACTGCATCTGCTTCGGTCGTTATTGTTGTCACGATCATCCTCATCATCCGGCAATGGAGCAGGACTGGTTGAAGTTCTGTATTTTGTGTGGTTTCAACCATCTGATTTCTTGGTTTGTCATTTGGCCTAGTGTTAATTGACCTATTGCATGGGTTTTGATCTGATCCATTGTAGAGAAGCGGCATTCGGCTGACTGGTTTAATCAGACACTGTTAATGATTCAAACATTGATGTAATTGGGATTGGGATGAACATGATCGACTATCTTATCTGCTAAGTATTTGTTCTTGGTGttattaatattgttttcattattaatttttttaatcagacattatttattttctcctcttttctttatatgactgttcttttatttgtttatcttatttttgGTTCTGTGTATGCACTCCTCTCTACTTTTCTCATATTTCCTCTGTTCCATTCCTGTTTGTGTTTTAGATAACAGTCCcctcatgatatatatatttttttgttttggtagTATATCTTTGTCTTTTTTCTCCCATTGCTTTTACCGTATGGCAGCTCATCTCCttgaaatgcattttttttttcctgatataTTATGGTGATTTTGGGCTTAAAGAAACTGAGTGCTTCACAGCTTTAAGGGGGATCTATTGATTTTTGACCTTGGAGTGTAGGAACCATGAGACAATGTGTTTGACTGCTAGTTAAACCAGTTAATAGGAGTCCATTTGTGGTTGTATTCTTCAGTTTTTTGACTTTTTTGCTACAGTTAAATTTGGTTTGTCAGTGGGCATCATCCTTTTGCCTGTTTAATCAGCATCAGATGCTAGGTGGCCTGCACCAAATTTTAAATGTAATGGATAGTTGAATAAGTTTGAGTCCAACTTTTTGATATTTGGGAGATGCAATAAACTATTAGCTGCTGTTGTAAATTGTGCTCTGTCAAGAGTTCCTGTGGAAATAATGAGGTTCTAAAGGACTCCCTTGTTACATTCCCTTCTATCAGGATGGATTCCAACACTGTGACTAGCGGTACCTCCGTGGAATCTCATAACATGATTTATCTGCAGGGGAGCTGTTGTTTTGTCATCTAAGCCATGGAGAGGCTATTTACCAGTTGTTATCATTTGCTTTTTGTTGGCTTTTATGGTTTGGCATATTCCTTTTATTCAACAACCCCCTAATCCCCCTCCTAGCCTCAAATGGAAAAGCAACAGCTTTATTCCATGCTCTTTCCACCATGGAATGTAGCATCTTATGCATATTAGATGGGCTAGTGGGGGGGTGGTTGTGTGCGCAATCATCAGGAACCACTATTGTGTTTATTTGAGAACAATAGCGGTTTAAGGATGAAGACCGACTCTGCTGTCCTAACCATCCATTTTATAAAGGATGTCAAAGCATATATTGACAACACTGTTTGAAAAGTTGTAAATTTTCACTTGCCTCCCTCAGGTTTAAGCTAAGTAAGCTTACTCacaatgaatttgaaatttcttccaatgttttcttattttaaattaaataaggaGTGAGTGAAAATAGCAAATAAGACGAGAAAAtgaggtgtttgataaaattttaaatttatgatagTGAGGTGTATTTAGTTGGCATGTTGAGGAAAGagaatgaaattaatcataaattaatattgaaacttaaaatttaaaataacttaaataataaatcaaaataaataaacttttctAAATCCCCCTTAATATCCCTTTCCtccattgttttgttttgtttttatttttattgaatggTGGATAAATATATTAACTTAAGCATAATTTAGCTGAAAATCATCttaaattataaacattatATTTTACATACCAccacatttgataaaacttgatATAGAAAACCTTAAATTAAGTCATGCTTAAGTTACGAGTCTTACGACTTAAAATTAGTTGTTTAATACTTgctttaaaaaacaagtgacaACCACGGTGGATGAGTGACATGGAAATGAGGATACCTACCTGAAAAAGTTGTGCTCCGTCACCACCAAGCACGAAAAATGCCATTTGATCATCATATaaggaagaataaaaaacacTTATTTGCAATCTAAGTTAGGAGTCATAACTTCCATTATGTATAATTATAAACGGCTTCtccttccctctctctctctcgcagGATTTGGTTAGTTATATTTGTTACATATTGTAGAAGCCCCATCTCTCAGCAGCTTTATAATTGGTTAATAGTTGTTATAACAGGTACAAAATTTGCTACATTTAGCTTATTCATGTGAGCATAGAATACAGGCCCCATCATTAAGTGCTCATCCAGTTGATTATATGATAATATGTCCTCACACACGCAGACTATTCATTGCACTTCTTGTCCCCAGAAGTTGTGCCATTCTCATTGCTGCCCTCTAATGCGCAGCTCTGATCCTCACAGCTTGGATCGTTATCATTGCCAGCATCTGCAGTGAGAAcacaaaaaggggaaaagccTGATAACACAcgagaaaaattaaatgatgcTTCTGGGAATATCAATTGCATGTACCTTCACCATCATCAGGTGGAGCATAAGCTGAGCGCCTTGATCGAACTTGTTGGTGAGGTGTGGGCTGACAATTATAATAtgggaaagaaaaaggagaaatgaGATGTACAAAAATTAATATGCATGTAACATCTGTGTCTCCAGGAAATTAGTACTGTAGTTCTGGCTGTCTTGCCATATCCATTATCAAAGAGAAATGATTTCAGGTGAATCACTTTCATGCAAAGGCATTACGAAAAGCACTAAGAGGGGTGATTTGGTTTTATATACATACACTACTAACAGAGGCAGCACAGATGTCCTAAAAGATTCAGCATTATCAATTTGAGCATGCTGTTAAATTTGAAGCTTATTCAAAGGAAGCTCTCTCCTTGCCATAGTGAATCATTAGACAAAAAACTAACCTAGGGGCTCATGACCCCAATGTTATTACATACAAAAATTTGCTTAAGTGGGGACTCATCATTCAGCACTGGAGAGATTTCCAAACACCCACCCCTGCACCcccaaaaaggtaaaaaaaaaaaaagaaggaagaacaTATATAGGGCTATCTGACTCTGACTCACACAAAAATAGATTTCTTTGTGTTGTCACCAGTAATGAGTGAATATATTAATGATTATTCAGTTAGTAAGAGGAAGGATTCCAGCCAAGTGTACTTTGTGTAGGAGGAAGGGACAAGGAGTCGGTGAGTATCTTTTCACTCAGAAATTATGGTCTATGATTTTAGTTCTGTTTGCTGTTACTTGGGATCTGCTACACTTGAAAGATCTGCTATCAAGCTGCATGGAATGTTTGCAGGGAAAATGAGGAAAAGGGTTTTGCTGACTGCAACTCTTTGTGTGACTTGGTGATATCGCAAGAGGCTGGAAAAAGGGAATGTTTGATAGTATACTTCACGTCTTGAAGCTAAATGACACTAATTTGAGATCCTTGTTTGCATGGCCAGCAAGGCTATTACTCTAGGAGTTTGATGTTtgcaattttgtaaaattttggCCTGTTCTTTATAAGTGTGGTTTGTCCTCCAAACGTGTTTAGGTTGTGTCTTCGATTCCtagtttaaaaaagaaaaggttcacTACCCAATCCCAGCTTTTGTGCATAGGGTGAAAAATGAGCAAGACACAGAACACTGGCTTTTGCATGAGGTGGactgctttttattttaaagaatccAAGCTTTTGTTATAAGAGAACAATTAAAACTTATCATTTGAAAAACTCAAGTACCTGCAATTTTGGGCGGAGTGCCTCAAGTGGTCCTTTGGGCTTTGCTCCTTGCTGCAGGAAAATCAAGGCAGTAGGCCAAGGCATTAAGCATTTAAACTTGGGGTTGCCACTCCAGAACAGTCTTCAAAGAGTAATGAATGATGATCATCAACAGCTAGGTTAGAGTAcatagaaaatcaaatacaTACCTTTCCCAATGCCCAATCAGCTGAATCAAAAAAGGCTCGTTCATGATCCTGTCAGTGAATGGAACTTGTTTTAGGTGAACTCTTCCTTGAAATAATTGAACTTAGATATTAGCATTGAGAAAAAGGGAAGATGTAGTTACCTTGGATATCAATGGAGGCTTCTTTGGTAATATTCCTCCATACTTTTTCTTGATCACCTCCTCCTGCAGAACACAAAATTGTACAAGATACTAGATCAGAACTGACAATATAACAACTATAATAGGATGGAACAATGTTCTCGGAAACTTCACTCTGCCAGATTTTTTGACATGTATGTAAGACATGTTGCTTATGAATGACTGATATTCTATGTAACCATCATTTAAGCCAACTTGGTAAATTCCATTTCAGGCTCTTCATATATAAAAACTAATGCTCTAACTCAaggaattttcctttttccaccCATAAGTTGATGACAGATTTGCAATGAAGCGTATTCtgttatatatatgtatatggatagatatatagataaatagataaataaatagatagatatACCTCCTGCTGGGTTGAGGGCATGGGGTTTTCCTCATTTTCATCCAAATGCTTTGAGTCTTCAGCATGTAGGTCACTGTCAACTTGATCTTTGAGGATACCATCATTAAGATCTTGCTCTTTCACATCCTCGATATCAGTGCCTGACATGGGTGTTCCTTGAACACCTAACCTGCACAGAAGAATCAATCATTTCACATCAGTGATGGAAACTTTTATTACCACTTGGATATGGAAAACTAAGGTTTATTCTGTggatgtatgtgtgtgtgtgtgtgtgcgtgtgtgtggGGTGGGGGGAGGAGAGAGAGATTTATTACCACTCATGTATAAGAAACTAAGGTTTATAACAAGTGATTTCCTTTACAATCTTGTGTTAGAGATGGAGTATCCAAATTGGAGGCAAAGAATTTTTGGACTAAGTTATCATAAGGGAGAGAGACGGGAATCATCTGATCCAGATAATTTTTGCCGGACTAGATTATCAGAAGGGAGAGAAAATGGGGGAATTATCTAATCCCCATAATTCTTGGTAgactaaattatcaaaatcatttctgAAAATAACAC contains these protein-coding regions:
- the LOC100262011 gene encoding uncharacterized protein LOC100262011 → MSGTDIEDVKEQDLNDGILKDQVDSDLHAEDSKHLDENEENPMPSTQQEEEVIKKKYGGILPKKPPLISKDHERAFFDSADWALGKQGAKPKGPLEALRPKLQPTPHQQVRSRRSAYAPPDDGEDAGNDNDPSCEDQSCALEGSNENGTTSGDKKCNE